The Juglans microcarpa x Juglans regia isolate MS1-56 chromosome 8S, Jm3101_v1.0, whole genome shotgun sequence genome has a window encoding:
- the LOC121245081 gene encoding putative disease resistance RPP13-like protein 1, with translation MAELILSAFLHVLFDRLSSPELLKFARREGLGKQLDKWGETMERIREVLDDAEEKQQTKKTVKAWLDDLRDLAYEVEDILDEFATEALQRKLMAVESQASASMIVQKTDASCCNFRLLSKKWIDPKLRPTFVEIMAALKPLQKANNQFSSPRPSTSTGSGRPKALPSQTAEEAG, from the exons ATGGCTGAGCTCATTCTTTCTGCATTCCTTCATGTGTTGTTTGACCGACTGTCGTCTCCCGAGTTGCTGAAATTTGCTCGCCGAGAAGGACTCGGCAAACAGCTGGACAAGTGGGGTGAAACCATGGAAAGAATTCGAGAGGTGCTTGATGATGCAGAGGAGAAGCAACAGACTAAAAAGACAGTGAAAGCTTGGCTTGATGATCTCAGAGACTTGGCCTACGAGGTGGAAGATATACTTGATGAGTTCGCCACAGAAGCTTTGCAACGCAAGTTGATGGCCGTTGAAAGTCAGGCTAGCGCTAGTATG ATTGTTCAAAAGACTGATGCAAGCTGCTGCAACTTCCGACTACTATCTAAAAAATGGAT AGACCCAAAATTGAGACCCACGTTTGTTGAGATCATGGCTGCTTTGAAGCCGTTGCAGAAAGCCAATAACCAGTTCTCAAGTCCCAGGCCAAGCACATCCACAGGCAGTGGCCGTCCGAAGGCTCTACCATCACAAACTGCAGAAGAAGCAGGCTAG